A window of the Synechococcus sp. M16.1 genome harbors these coding sequences:
- the holA gene encoding DNA polymerase III subunit delta, translated as MPIHLLWGDDAAARDRAIDALIGKFVDPSWSSLNLSRLDGSDAGQALQALEEARTPPFATGERLVLLQRSPFCNGCPSELADRFEAAVELIPDTSHLVLVNPAKPDGRLRTTKALQKRIKSGLDHEQSFPLPAAWDGNGQRQLVQRTAEALGLKVEPDAIDALVEAIGTDSARLESELRKLSLRDTSISAARVQELVGGRSTNALAVGDALLEGNPGEAIARWDALIEAGEPALRIVATLTGQIRGWLWVSLLEQQGERDVAVIAKAAGIGNPKRIYVMRKQLQGRPPKRFLSLLGRLLEVEARLKRGAQPGDAFRDGLLG; from the coding sequence ATGCCGATCCATCTGCTCTGGGGTGATGACGCCGCTGCGCGGGACCGGGCCATCGATGCCCTGATCGGCAAGTTTGTCGACCCCAGCTGGAGCAGCCTCAACCTCAGCCGCCTGGATGGGTCCGATGCGGGTCAGGCCCTACAGGCCCTCGAGGAGGCCCGTACCCCTCCCTTCGCCACGGGCGAACGGCTGGTGCTGCTGCAGCGCAGTCCGTTCTGCAATGGCTGCCCCAGTGAGCTGGCTGACCGGTTTGAGGCCGCTGTTGAGCTCATCCCCGACACCAGCCACCTGGTGCTGGTGAACCCGGCCAAACCGGATGGTCGCCTGCGCACCACCAAAGCCCTGCAGAAACGCATCAAAAGCGGGCTCGATCACGAACAGAGCTTTCCGCTGCCGGCCGCCTGGGATGGCAACGGCCAGCGTCAGCTGGTGCAACGCACGGCCGAGGCCCTGGGCCTGAAGGTGGAGCCGGATGCCATCGATGCCCTGGTGGAGGCCATCGGCACCGACAGCGCCCGACTGGAATCGGAACTGCGCAAGCTTTCCCTGCGGGACACCAGCATTTCCGCCGCACGGGTGCAGGAGCTGGTGGGAGGACGCTCCACCAACGCCCTGGCCGTGGGCGATGCCCTGCTGGAGGGCAACCCCGGCGAAGCGATCGCCCGCTGGGATGCCCTGATCGAAGCCGGGGAACCAGCCCTGCGCATCGTGGCCACCCTCACCGGTCAGATCCGCGGCTGGCTCTGGGTGAGCCTGCTGGAACAGCAGGGGGAACGGGATGTGGCGGTGATCGCCAAAGCCGCTGGGATCGGCAACCCCAAACGCATCTACGTGATGCGCAAGCAGCTGCAGGGCCGCCCGCCCAAGCGCTTTCTCTCACTCCTGGGCCGTCTACTGGAGGTGGAGGCCCGGCTGAAACGCGGCGCTCAGCCGGGCGACGCCTTCCGCGACGGCCTGCTGGGCTGA
- a CDS encoding precorrin-8X methylmutase, with the protein MAWMAQDHPIFTESIRRIRAALGETGLPPLQQQVLERLVHSSGDLSLGTLLRFSEGACEQGLAALKQGAPILTDTAMAAAAVAPMAQRTLGSAVHTVLEWAPEAAPAGSTRTAAGMEQAWRALALVSPAPVVLIGSAPTALEVLLQQVAAGAPAPSLVIGMPVGFVGVAESKKHLAASGLAQIRLESSRGGAGLVAAAVNALLRAAAAPAPPLSS; encoded by the coding sequence ATGGCGTGGATGGCCCAAGACCACCCGATCTTCACCGAAAGCATCCGGCGGATCCGGGCGGCTCTGGGGGAGACGGGTCTGCCACCGCTGCAACAGCAGGTGCTGGAACGGCTGGTGCACAGCAGCGGCGATCTCTCGTTGGGAACACTGCTGCGGTTCAGCGAGGGAGCCTGTGAGCAGGGCTTGGCAGCGCTGAAGCAGGGTGCGCCGATCCTGACGGACACCGCGATGGCGGCGGCTGCGGTGGCCCCGATGGCCCAACGCACCCTTGGCAGTGCCGTGCACACGGTGCTGGAGTGGGCGCCTGAGGCAGCGCCGGCGGGTTCAACGCGCACTGCGGCGGGTATGGAGCAGGCTTGGCGCGCGCTCGCGCTGGTGTCACCGGCTCCGGTGGTGCTGATCGGCAGTGCGCCAACCGCCCTTGAGGTGTTGTTGCAGCAGGTGGCCGCTGGTGCTCCAGCCCCCAGCCTGGTGATCGGCATGCCGGTGGGTTTTGTGGGGGTGGCGGAAAGCAAGAAGCATCTGGCGGCCAGTGGCCTGGCCCAGATCCGTTTGGAGAGCAGCAGGGGTGGAGCGGGTCTGGTGGCCGCGGCGGTTAATGCTCTGCTGCGCGCTGCTGCAGCACCAGCTCCGCCCCTTTCCAGCTGA
- the tilS gene encoding tRNA lysidine(34) synthetase TilS — protein MGETHLSFLRWTSWHDLLHRRLLMQPQLLPQGSALLLAVSGGQDSMALLALLQDLAPMHGWSLSLWHGDHGWHDRSSRIAAELSSWCQQRQLPLQVDQAAVGQVPSEATARQWRYAQLEQRAREAGADVVTGHTASDRAETMLLQLARGSDMACLAALPSVRRLSPEGPLLRRPLLHLQRRDTLQICQDLALPIWEDPSNQSPEFARNRIRQEVLPVLEALHPGSTQRMSNLAERVSQVRDSQTELSRMALELLKTATGLDRRGLGALSPATRRLLLAQWLQQHGVTALPSSQLDELSRRLESGAPGGAADLAGGWHLSWKGAELVLQQRAAEH, from the coding sequence GTGGGGGAAACGCACCTCTCCTTTTTGCGCTGGACGTCCTGGCATGACCTCCTGCACCGGCGCCTGCTGATGCAGCCGCAGCTGCTGCCCCAGGGCAGCGCTCTGCTGCTGGCGGTGTCCGGCGGACAGGACTCCATGGCCCTGCTGGCGTTGCTGCAGGATCTGGCGCCCATGCACGGCTGGAGCCTGAGCCTGTGGCACGGCGATCACGGCTGGCACGACCGCTCCAGCCGAATCGCCGCGGAACTGAGCAGCTGGTGCCAGCAGCGGCAGCTCCCCCTGCAGGTGGATCAGGCCGCGGTAGGCCAGGTGCCCAGCGAAGCCACGGCCCGCCAGTGGCGCTACGCCCAGCTCGAACAGCGGGCCCGCGAGGCCGGCGCCGATGTGGTGACCGGCCACACCGCCAGCGACCGGGCCGAAACGATGCTGCTGCAGCTGGCCCGCGGCAGCGACATGGCCTGCCTGGCGGCCCTGCCCAGCGTCCGCCGCCTCAGCCCTGAAGGGCCCCTCCTGCGCCGGCCACTGCTGCACCTGCAGCGCCGTGACACCCTCCAGATCTGCCAAGACCTCGCCCTGCCGATCTGGGAGGACCCCAGCAACCAATCCCCGGAGTTCGCGCGCAACCGGATCCGCCAGGAGGTGCTGCCGGTGCTGGAGGCGTTGCATCCCGGCAGCACGCAGCGGATGAGCAATCTGGCCGAACGGGTGTCCCAGGTGCGGGACAGTCAGACGGAACTCAGCCGGATGGCGCTGGAGCTTCTGAAAACCGCTACCGGCCTGGACCGCCGCGGCCTGGGGGCGTTGAGCCCAGCCACACGCCGGCTGCTGCTGGCGCAGTGGCTGCAACAGCATGGGGTGACAGCCCTGCCGTCCAGCCAACTGGACGAACTCAGCCGGCGACTTGAAAGCGGCGCCCCCGGCGGTGCGGCCGATCTTGCCGGGGGCTGGCACCTCAGCTGGAAAGGGGCGGAGCTGGTGCTGCAGCAGCGCGCAGCAGAGCATTAA
- a CDS encoding DUF561 domain-containing protein, giving the protein MTRLQQLPVSLQRSLEQRSALKVIAGLMNFDAASVERVARAAGCGGADLIDVACDPALVRLAIEASGGVPVCVSSVEPEQFPAAVEAGALMVEIGNYDAFYPQGRIFDAAEVLELTRRTRQLLPSVVLSVTVPHVLPMDEQEQLAIDLVAAGADLIQTEGGTSAKPFSPGHLGLIEKAAPTLAAAHSISRAVDVPVLCASGLSAVTLPMAIAAGAAGVGVGSAVNRLQDELAMVAVVRGLRDALGSAVTTRV; this is encoded by the coding sequence ATGACCCGTCTTCAGCAGCTGCCCGTTTCTCTGCAGCGCAGCCTTGAGCAGCGCTCTGCGCTCAAGGTGATCGCTGGCCTGATGAATTTCGATGCCGCCAGTGTGGAACGGGTCGCCCGTGCCGCCGGGTGTGGCGGTGCTGATCTGATCGACGTGGCCTGCGACCCCGCCCTGGTGCGTCTGGCGATCGAAGCCTCCGGTGGCGTGCCCGTGTGCGTGTCGTCGGTGGAGCCTGAGCAGTTCCCCGCGGCGGTGGAAGCCGGTGCGCTGATGGTGGAGATCGGCAACTACGACGCCTTCTATCCCCAGGGTCGGATCTTTGATGCGGCTGAGGTGCTGGAGCTCACCCGCCGCACCCGCCAACTGCTGCCCAGCGTGGTGTTGAGCGTCACCGTGCCCCACGTGTTGCCGATGGATGAGCAGGAGCAGCTGGCCATCGATCTGGTGGCTGCCGGTGCCGACCTGATCCAAACCGAGGGCGGCACCAGTGCCAAGCCCTTCAGTCCTGGCCACCTCGGCCTGATTGAGAAGGCTGCCCCCACCCTGGCGGCGGCCCACAGCATCAGCCGCGCCGTCGATGTGCCCGTTCTCTGTGCCTCGGGTCTTTCGGCGGTGACGCTGCCGATGGCCATCGCTGCCGGTGCGGCCGGTGTGGGCGTCGGTTCTGCCGTGAATCGCCTGCAGGACGAGCTGGCGATGGTGGCGGTGGTGCGTGGTCTGCGTGATGCCCTCGGCAGCGCTGTTACGACCCGCGTCTGA
- the psbZ gene encoding photosystem II reaction center protein PsbZ: MQFINTLTVLALVVASFALIVAVPVLYASSEDSGRSNRLILLGSAVWVALVLLNWGVSFFVV, translated from the coding sequence ATGCAGTTCATCAACACGCTGACCGTTCTGGCCCTGGTGGTGGCGTCCTTCGCTTTGATCGTTGCGGTGCCGGTGCTGTACGCCTCCAGCGAGGACAGCGGCCGCTCCAACCGTCTGATCCTGCTGGGCAGTGCTGTGTGGGTGGCGCTGGTGCTGCTGAACTGGGGTGTGAGCTTCTTTGTCGTCTGA
- the ribH gene encoding 6,7-dimethyl-8-ribityllumazine synthase has translation MATFEGRFSDAAGLRVGIVVARFNDLVTAKLLSGCLDCLKRHGVDVSETSSQLDVAWVPGSFELPIVAQQMARSGQYQVLITLGAVIRGDTPHFDVVVAEASKGVAAVARDTSVPVIFGVLTTDTMQQALERAGIKSNLGWSYGLEALEMGSLMRALPSA, from the coding sequence ATGGCCACGTTTGAAGGACGTTTCTCTGACGCAGCCGGGCTGCGCGTCGGCATCGTCGTGGCCCGTTTCAATGATCTGGTCACCGCCAAGCTGCTGAGCGGCTGTCTCGACTGCCTCAAGCGCCATGGCGTGGATGTGTCGGAGACCAGCTCCCAGCTGGACGTGGCCTGGGTGCCGGGGTCGTTCGAACTGCCGATCGTGGCCCAGCAGATGGCCCGCTCAGGTCAGTACCAGGTGCTGATCACCCTGGGGGCGGTGATCCGCGGCGACACGCCCCATTTCGATGTGGTGGTGGCGGAGGCCAGCAAAGGCGTTGCAGCGGTGGCGCGCGACACCTCCGTGCCGGTGATCTTCGGCGTGTTGACCACCGACACAATGCAGCAGGCGCTGGAGCGGGCGGGCATCAAGAGCAATCTCGGCTGGAGCTACGGCCTGGAAGCCCTCGAGATGGGCAGCCTGATGCGGGCCTTGCCATCGGCTTGA
- the mutS gene encoding DNA mismatch repair protein MutS, which translates to MPRSASQSPDDALQGNLFGAPEPATPTAPSSEPETAIHDLSDDELGADAAARPRQRQATTSETSREAPAANDSDPSSDEPAWAHHSQLDPLQLTPMLRHYVELKAAHPERVLLYRLGDFFECFFEDAIELSRVLELTLTGKEGGKAIGRVPMAGIPHHAAERYCAELIKQGYSVALCDQLETTPTKGALLKRDITRVLTPGTVLEEGMLSARRNNWLAAVVVEPAQGKQPLRWGLASADVSTGEVQVMQRDDSSALHQQLAQQEASELLWAAALDAERPAWCPERLRLTPMASTPFSPVEAERTLQQHYGISSLDGLGLPEHPLALQALGGLLRYLQDTQPLEEDSRIPLEVPAIVHRGDALVLDAQTRRNLELTATQRDNQLQGSLLWAIDRTLTAMGGRCLRRWLEAPLMDRQAIQQRQDLVSRLVGDRSLRLAIRQLLRPMGDLERLAGRAGAGHAGARDLVAIADGLERLPQLTARLDSAISTGPEWLQQLLSPDPALAELARTIRHELVEAPPLSLSEGELIHDGVDPLLDGLRNQLDDQDAWLSHQEQQERQRSGISTLKLQHHRTFGYFLAVSKAKATAVPDHWIRRQTLANEERFITPDLKEREGRIFQLRARACQREYELFCQLREQVGAMAAPIRQAARAVAALDALTGLADVAASGGYCAPTITDSRGLQLEASRHPVVEQRLVETAFTPNDVQLGEGTDLVVLTGPNASGKSCYLRQIGLIQLMAQIGSWVPARSATVGIADRIFTRVGAVDDLAAGQSTFMVEMAETANILHHASDRSLVLLDEIGRGTATFDGLSIAWAVSEHLAGDLGSRTVFATHYHELNNLASERDNVANFQVLVEETGEDLVFLHQVQAGGASRSYGIEAARLAGVPKPVVQRARQVLDQLAA; encoded by the coding sequence ATGCCCCGGTCCGCGTCCCAGTCCCCTGACGACGCCCTGCAGGGCAATCTGTTCGGGGCGCCGGAGCCGGCTACACCGACTGCACCCAGCAGCGAACCGGAGACGGCCATCCACGATCTCAGCGACGACGAACTCGGCGCCGATGCCGCCGCCCGGCCCCGCCAGCGACAGGCCACGACAAGCGAGACCAGCCGCGAAGCCCCGGCTGCAAACGATTCAGATCCCAGCAGCGACGAACCGGCCTGGGCCCACCACAGCCAGCTGGACCCGCTGCAGCTCACACCGATGCTGCGCCACTACGTGGAGCTCAAAGCGGCCCATCCAGAACGGGTGCTGCTCTACCGCCTGGGCGACTTCTTCGAGTGCTTCTTCGAAGACGCCATCGAACTCTCCCGGGTGCTGGAGCTCACCCTCACCGGCAAGGAAGGCGGCAAAGCGATCGGGCGGGTGCCGATGGCGGGCATCCCCCACCACGCCGCTGAGCGCTACTGCGCCGAACTGATCAAGCAGGGCTACAGCGTGGCCCTTTGCGATCAACTCGAAACCACCCCCACCAAGGGTGCCCTGCTCAAGCGGGACATCACCCGGGTGCTGACCCCAGGCACCGTGTTGGAGGAGGGCATGCTCAGCGCCCGCCGCAACAACTGGCTGGCGGCGGTGGTGGTGGAGCCGGCCCAGGGCAAGCAACCGCTGCGCTGGGGCCTGGCCAGCGCCGATGTGAGCACCGGCGAGGTGCAGGTGATGCAACGGGACGACAGCAGCGCCCTGCACCAGCAGCTGGCCCAGCAGGAGGCCTCTGAACTGCTCTGGGCCGCCGCCCTCGATGCTGAGCGGCCGGCCTGGTGCCCAGAACGGTTGCGGCTCACGCCGATGGCCAGCACCCCCTTCAGCCCAGTGGAAGCGGAGCGCACCCTGCAGCAGCACTACGGCATCAGCAGCCTCGATGGCCTCGGCCTGCCGGAGCACCCCCTGGCCCTGCAGGCCCTCGGTGGCCTGCTGCGCTACCTGCAGGACACCCAGCCCCTGGAGGAGGACAGCCGCATCCCCCTGGAGGTGCCGGCGATCGTGCACCGCGGCGATGCCCTGGTGCTGGATGCCCAGACCCGCCGCAACCTGGAGCTCACCGCCACCCAGCGCGACAACCAGTTGCAGGGGTCGTTGCTCTGGGCGATCGATCGCACGCTCACCGCCATGGGCGGCCGTTGCCTGCGCCGCTGGCTGGAAGCACCGTTGATGGACCGCCAGGCCATTCAGCAGCGCCAGGATCTGGTGAGCCGCCTGGTGGGTGACCGCAGCCTGCGGCTGGCGATCCGCCAGCTGCTGCGGCCGATGGGCGACCTGGAGCGGCTGGCCGGCCGGGCCGGAGCGGGCCATGCCGGTGCCCGCGATCTGGTGGCCATCGCCGATGGCCTGGAACGGTTGCCGCAGCTCACCGCTCGGCTGGACTCTGCGATCAGTACAGGGCCGGAGTGGCTGCAGCAGCTGCTCAGCCCCGATCCAGCCCTGGCGGAGCTGGCCCGGACGATTCGCCACGAGCTGGTGGAGGCGCCACCGCTCTCCCTCTCCGAGGGCGAGCTGATCCATGACGGCGTCGACCCGCTGCTGGATGGTCTGCGCAACCAGCTGGACGATCAGGACGCTTGGCTCAGCCACCAGGAGCAGCAGGAGCGCCAACGCAGTGGCATCAGCACCCTGAAGCTGCAGCACCACCGCACCTTCGGCTATTTCCTGGCGGTGAGCAAAGCCAAGGCCACCGCCGTGCCGGACCACTGGATCCGGCGCCAGACCCTGGCCAATGAGGAACGCTTCATCACCCCGGATCTCAAGGAGCGGGAGGGCCGCATCTTCCAACTGCGGGCCCGGGCCTGCCAGCGGGAATATGAGCTGTTCTGCCAGCTCCGGGAACAGGTGGGGGCCATGGCCGCCCCGATCCGCCAAGCGGCCCGCGCCGTTGCTGCCCTCGATGCCCTCACCGGCCTGGCCGATGTGGCCGCCAGCGGCGGCTACTGCGCCCCGACCATCACCGACAGTCGGGGGCTGCAGCTGGAGGCCAGCCGCCATCCGGTGGTGGAGCAGCGGCTGGTGGAAACTGCCTTCACCCCCAATGATGTGCAGCTGGGTGAGGGCACCGATCTGGTGGTGCTCACGGGCCCCAACGCCAGTGGCAAGAGCTGCTACCTACGCCAGATCGGCCTGATCCAACTGATGGCGCAGATTGGCAGCTGGGTGCCGGCCCGATCCGCCACGGTCGGCATCGCCGATCGGATCTTCACCCGGGTGGGTGCCGTGGATGATCTGGCCGCCGGCCAGTCCACCTTCATGGTGGAGATGGCCGAAACCGCCAACATCCTTCACCACGCCAGCGATCGTTCCCTGGTGCTGCTCGATGAGATCGGGCGGGGCACCGCCACCTTCGATGGCCTCTCGATCGCCTGGGCCGTGAGCGAGCACCTGGCCGGCGACCTGGGCAGCCGCACGGTGTTCGCCACCCACTATCACGAGCTCAACAATCTGGCCTCCGAGCGCGACAACGTGGCCAACTTCCAGGTGCTGGTGGAGGAAACCGGTGAGGATCTGGTGTTCCTCCATCAGGTGCAGGCCGGCGGCGCCAGCCGCAGCTACGGCATCGAAGCGGCACGCCTGGCCGGCGTTCCCAAGCCCGTGGTGCAACGGGCCCGTCAGGTGCTGGATCAGTTGGCGGCCTGA
- a CDS encoding GNAT family N-acetyltransferase, which translates to MTPIRLVHHAPGAPGLRWLGLGPDLRPSRALLKLQRLFDRHAFWARGRSFAQLRRLLAGSDAVVSLWRGKRLVGFGRATSDGFSRAVLWDIVVAGDLQGHGLGRRVIEELLHTPPVVGVERVYLMTTKSAGFYRQLGFQDANPQQLMVLRR; encoded by the coding sequence GTGACCCCGATCCGGCTGGTTCACCATGCCCCCGGTGCCCCCGGCCTGCGTTGGCTGGGCCTCGGGCCGGATCTGCGCCCCAGCCGGGCGCTGCTCAAACTGCAACGGCTGTTCGATCGCCACGCCTTCTGGGCCCGTGGCCGAAGCTTTGCTCAGCTGCGGCGCCTACTGGCCGGTAGCGATGCCGTGGTGAGCCTCTGGCGCGGCAAGCGGCTGGTGGGCTTCGGCCGGGCCACCTCCGATGGCTTCAGCCGGGCCGTGCTCTGGGACATCGTGGTGGCCGGTGATCTGCAAGGCCACGGCCTCGGCCGCCGGGTGATCGAAGAACTGCTGCACACCCCACCGGTGGTGGGCGTGGAACGGGTGTATCTGATGACCACCAAGAGCGCCGGCTTCTACCGGCAACTCGGCTTCCAGGATGCGAATCCCCAGCAACTGATGGTGCTGCGCCGCTGA